In the genome of Cryptococcus neoformans var. neoformans B-3501A chromosome 5, whole genome shotgun sequence, the window ccttcaagctcttggCCTTTTGTCATCTGCATGCATTTTTGTCAGTTGTCGTCATGCTTtggaatgaggatgacaagGGTACTGACTTTGACATCGTTGGTTCAATATAacctctccaccatctaAGAAATCCATTGCAAACAATCTAGTTCCCTCCTGCCGTCTATCATTCTTCCATAATCCCGTGCCAGCTCCGGACATTGCTGGTCCAGCTCGTTCATCAGCCATGAGGCCACTTCTTTTCTATcattctccaactcttcccttttttcgtCGTCACTCTTCCATTCTatcccatcctcatccacatcgccgtcaggaggaggaaagaaaccTTTCAACTTCCAAAGCATTCTTGAACGTCTACCGTTCGTGATGAAATGCTGAGGTACATAAGAAGTCAGATGATTGGGATGGGTAGCCAGGGCTTGATGTTGGGTATGCTGGACGACTTGATAGTTTGCTAATAGtccgagaagaagagcttccTTGCGGTCTTTGAGAAGCTTTTGTCTGGGGGTCAGGGTGTCATCTGCGTtgtcgttgttgttggctGCTTGGGGCAGGACTGCGATATTGGGATTCGGAATCTGCACTGGAGTGCTACTATGGATCCCATCTTGCGGTATGTCGTTGTTCCCATCgctctcatctccctcttcgAACATAATTGCCTCGTCAACTACGTCTTCGTTAGGCACGAAAGTAGTATGtaccatctccatctcgacTCCTGGCGAAGGAACTATGAGGCCCCAAACCTCGCCCCTCAGttcaatcttctccagcttctCCCAGTGTTGCAGGGCCACACTAAGGCCTCCAAAGGTATCCCACCAgttctcctccttgtcccCTTGGAGTAACGTTCTGACGTCAAGGCTCGAGTAGTTAATAGTGACCTGTTGAGGCTGAATGAGCGAAGGCAAGTGTCCAGCCCAGAATGTCGCGAGGATTCGAGGAGCTTGGGAGCGAAGAAGTTTGGCATGGAGTGAGAGAACAGCAGATGGTGTGAAAGTAAGGAATTTGGCCGGGATGACTTGGGGAAGCTTGCTGGCCAACTTGAGACTagttcgagaaggataaaCGTCAAGAGTCAAACTCTTAACGAGGGTCAACGCCTGAAGTTTCTTCTCTGGCGTTTGCAAACTTCCTGATCTTGCTCTTTTCATCGCCTTGGAACTCAACAGGCCGAAGCCTTTGCTCTTGCGTCGGGTACGACTCTCAGAGGGGAGAGTCAAGAATCGTTGGAGTTGATCATCCGAATGAATGTGAACATGGGTGTACAAGAGGGGGGTGATGAGATCATAGTATGCCTGTGAACAACGTTGCAGAGCTGCAAGTGTTCCAAGCGAGTCCGTCGAGATAAGAAGGTTGATGATAATGTGCAAGAGGTCGTATGGCAGAGAATTTCGAGTGCGAGTGCGTTTCAAATATCTGCAATAATCGTAAGTCAGTGGAGTGGcatgaagatggaagggtACGTAGGACGCACTGTACGGCCATACTGGTTATCTGTCCCCTATACCTGCAACAACTGCTTGGTGCTGATACACTATTAAAGGTGAATAGGAGGAGGCTGTTCCCAAAATGCTCTCTCTATAAGCTATTATACTCTTATCATTTGCTgtgttttcttcttcatgagGAGGGGCGACGAGTTTCCGACGTAAGCAGGAACTGTATGTAAATAAGTCTTGCGAGATCTGGGTAAAGTTAATTATTCGGAAGAACTATTattggaagatgggaacTACGTCCACTGCTTGCGCCATCTGCTGCGTCTCGGTCTTTTACCTGCGTGTATGCTTGCTGTGACTCGCTGCTCGCTGCTAGCACATGCGTTATCCGTCTTCGTTTTCGCCAATTGTTGTtcattcctccttttcccagtCCCCAATTCGCAGCGTGAGTAAATAAAGACatacagcagcagccacgATGATGAGGCCGGATTGGGTCCCGGGTTCTCGGTCCCCATCGGCCATCGGCTTACTCGGGCTCCATCCGGGCCCCGATGAGCCCCAATCCCGACTTTAAAGATGGACACAGGACGGTAAACGACGGAAAGCGGAACACCAGGAAACTTATGATCAGCATCATGCATAAAGAACCATGAACGAATTTTGCTTTTGTTTTGTCGTGCAACGTCCCTTAATGCCACTTTTACAACGCTCAACCCTGCTTCAAAAGATGAAAAAAGACATATTAAAgtccctccttttctctgaTCTCATCCAGAGCAGAGTCAACCTTCTTGACCtccgcttctccttcctcgtcgtcctcctGGGGAAGCTGGTCGCCATCTTCCTGAACTTCTTCGGGACCAGTAGCCTCGCCGCTAACAGCAACAGCTAGCGAATCAAGTCTCAGCATTACGTACAAGCCCCATTTTAGTCATGCAGACTTACTGTGGTAGGGCTCGTGGACGCCACTCTTCACCTGAGCCTCATCAGATGTATCATTCTCGGACTCGGGCTCAGTGGTAGCAccgttcttcttctgcattTTGGCGACAAGTTTCTCCACGCGCTCAATCTCGGCCTGCAAGTATTTTACCATATCAGTGTCTGAGCTTGGAAAGATTAGTTAACGATACCTGCCTTAGTCTTCGCAGCAGAGTTGGCCTCGAACCAAGCTTTCTTCGTCTCAAGATCATCTACCGTCCTCTGCACATCGTCCTTGCCGCTAGGAGGGGAGATACCCAGACTCAAAAGAGTACTCAAGAGAGACATAGGCAAGTTGACAGCCTCCTTGGTGCTGTTTCCTCCCTCCTGATTAGCAGGGGTGGCAGTGCCGCTGTTAccctttttccccttcttcttgctctttccGCTGCCACCAAAGAATCCGccaagctcatcatctttctttttcaaagTCATTCCCTTGAAAGCTTCGTCGTCCACCTTTCGGATTTCTAAAGCCTTGACACCCTCAACGACAGTAGCGGAATCAGGCTTACCGCCAGCATGGGTAGAGGGCACCTCACCAGAGCCGTACTTGCCTTTGAACCAGTTAATGAGGACACCGCAGTCGTCAGTCTCGGAGGCGAACGCAGGAGCACGAGCTTCTTCACGAAGACGAGCGATTTCCTGCTCCCGTCGTTCGGCATCTTCTCGGGCCTTTTCGACCTTGAAACGTTCTTGACGAGCTTGTCGATCGGCTTGGACCTTAGCGTAGTATCTGTGCGGCGCATTAATTATATCTCCATTAATAATGCAATAGACAGTACTCACTTGTCGTTGTCCTCCCTCCACTTCTGGGCAGACTTTCGCTTTCGGTCGTAAAGCTCGTCCTTTTTTTATACTATCAGATTTGCCCAAATGTCCAAATCAAATGTCTCTTACCATCTCGGCAGACAGCTTGTTTCTCTCGTCGAACAATTTGCCCCTCTCCTCGAAAGCCTTGTTACCCTCCTCCCTTAAGccatccatttccttcttcagctcATCGAACCTGTCGCtgaccttcttcgcttcaGGGTCGTCAAGCTGCTTCTTGAGCTCATCGATCTTAGCCTTGTCGGCAGCGATGCTCTCGTCGATGGAGCCAGAGGCTTCAAGAGTCTTGCGAGATCGACGAAGAGTGGTGATTTCCTGAagagccttcttctcgtccacAAGCTTCATGCTGCCGGATTCAACTTGCTTGTCAAGGGACCTGGACGATAAAAATGGGACCTCAGTATGCCGTGCACGCGACTAGTAGTACTTGGAGCGACTCACTCAATTCGGGCATCAATGTCAGCTACGCTCTTGAATCCCGACTTGTTTCTCTGGCCTTGAACGTCCttaatcttcttctggacGCCCTCCTGCAACCGCTTCATTTCCTCAAAGAGCTTGTTCCTGTCACCCTTGAACTTGGCCTGTTCAGAGCGGAGGCTGTCAAGCTCCGCCTTGATAGCAGATCGACGGTCGTTGGATGTCGGCGCTTGAGAAAGGGCAATACGGGAACGGACAGCCTCCTGCAATGTACAAAATAATGATAGCGCAGCAGATCGAAGTAACGTGGGATAATAAGGGCAGAAGCAGTAAGGGTTCCATGAGCTTCTGCGCAGTACTGGCTAAAAATATTGGCCATGTAAGCACtcacaatcttctccttgacaGCGGCAATCTCTTTGTTGATCTCATCTTGCTCTGCATTGTATTTGGACTGGTCAGGCTTGGCCAATTGTCCACTGGACTTCTTGTCGCCAGTGGCCTTTGCACCGCTGCCGGCATCAGTGGCAGACTTGGCAGCAGTGGGCttgagagaagaggtgggaggAGGCATTTGCAAGGGACTGGCTGAAAGATGAAAGCTGtttgaggaaaaagatatgagatggaaagaaacGGGTCGATGTATTTGAATCGAGCCAAAGTGGATGGATCGCTTCAATGCGCGACAGTCAGATTGTTGCTGCAACAACAACCGCAAATAACAAGTCAGCGTGACGTGGCACAGTTTTTAATCGCCGTCCAACCCAGAACACCACGCACGACAAATAGACGACATTTGTATCCATGATGGTGTATACGGACAACTGTTGCAGATGTTTAAAGGAATCTGTGCATGCAGAGCGGGAGCAGAGCATGTAGGGTACTATTTCACTACCAAGTCCAGCAAGGCAACAAGTACTACTCAAGAGGATAAATTTAAACGAATGCTTGAGGAAAGATGTGACGCACACGGATCGGGACAACTCCTGCGCAAACCACCTGTGCAAACAATAGGCGTGCGCACAAACAACCTCCTGTCACTCACGCCTAAAATGAAAAGGGGGCAGCCTAATTGACATAGGCCGCGAAAACAACCTTTGGCACACGCCAACCTATCAAAGATGCTCTTATACATACTACACCTCTTTCCATATCGCTCTTTCTTTTGCAATTAACACCATGTCTGCCCCTCCCTCCGCCTTCTCTAATGCCCATCGGTAAGCCATAAAGCTAccttttcttgtcgaaCAAATAGCTCAGAAGCTGATACGGGGATCGTAGACTTTACGTCAAGTCTCTCTACAAGCGATACCTTGTCAACTCCCTTAACTGGTACATCCGAAGAGATTTGTGGAGACAAAAGGCCATTGAGATTAGGGCAGAATTTGAGAGGAACAGGTATGTTTGACTGTTGGGGTCTTTCGGGCGTGACGGATCGGGTAAAGGCTGTGATGGGCTTGAACGAATTTACGACAGAAAGGTCAGCTTGTGGATGTTGGATCCTAAGAGGGcatgagaatgagaatggaGGTCAAAAGGGAACGCCTGGACTTCTCCCCAGTATGCGTTCTCGGTCGCAACTATTGCTTGATCAATCCGTCGTCCGGTTCCTGATTCCGTCTGCGGTATCGCATTCAGCAACAGTTGTTGATTGGTTTCACTAGGAACATCACCGATCCCCGAGCTCTCGCCATTGTGCTCGAACAGGCGGAGGAGAAGCTTGCCAAAGGGATCCACCCTGACCCATATCGACGTGAGTACGGTTGAACTTAATCCAAATTGAATATCTGCTAACGTAGCTCCATAGCGCCTCTCTTCCCCGATGGTACCAAGTGGTCAGTATTGAACTTTGTCATGCTCTGTTTTGTAGCTATAACTGACGCTGTGACTCACTCACTTATTCAACTCATCCGATCACATACTATAGGGAACGAAACATTCCTGTGGGTCACATTATGACAGTGATATCATCCGGTATACTAATGACGTTGCGTGTAGCCACGAATGTTCACcgcagaggagaaggctgaAGCATTGGCCGCGATGAGCGGATCCGGTCATTAAGGATCTAACTATTAGCATGCACAAGTGGGGCAAAATGACAATGATTATCGCTGCATATTGATCTCGTTGCCGCTTGTGACAACCATCTCATTCGAAACTCAACGAGCTGGACACTTAATTATTGCACCAAGTTCATCATATGATTCCCGAAGTGCTCAGACACGGGCAAAATAGTGTGGGCCTTCACGGTCTCCGCAACTCACGGCTCCAAATCCGTCTACTACTCCATTGAGTATTAAGGATATTCAGATGGTATCGCCGCACATTTATGTTACAGGAATTGTAAGACCACTCTTACCAATTGCCCTCTGCTGTCGACCTCTGTCACTACTGTAATCGCTACCAATGGCAACACTTAAGCAAAATCTTATTACTCCGAGGTGGTTGTTGCTCGTGACCCAAGGAAAGCCGATCATCACTGCAGATGTCTGTACGTGTTGTAatagtagtagtagtacAGGTACACGTGGCTTAAGTACTCCCATATACACTATAGCTACTTAACTCTATCATGCAAATGTTGTTCTAAACCCATTATGCATTTTCTATGTCGTGGCGGCCGAACCATAACCGCAAGCGGTGACCAGTTGTCCCGATCCGTGTAGGTTTCACTGGCGAACAGCCGTCGGTCGTCATTCCGTCATGTTTCGCTGTCCTTGGGATTGTTGACACCTCCGTCCGTCGCCCAGCATGCCTTCCCCGCCTCCCCCActcaccatccccatccttctaCATCCCACACTCCCCTCCCAAGCAAGGCACGCCCTTCCCCTCCGCCCCACCCACATCGCACACTGGACGGTCAACTCTAACCACGGCCAATCAGCCTATACAGCTCTTGCAACGCAAGACAATACCATCTGGGTCGTTGCGGACCAGCCGGCACCACCTCTTGATGATCACGACCTATTGCAGGAAGAGACATCTACTCATATACCCAGCATCTACACTTCGTCACCAATTTCTCCTCGGCGCGTTCGACCAGCACCCGCTCGACCACATACACCATCTCAACGGCCTGGGGCAACTTCTACAGCATCTACAGCAGGATCATCCTCTCAGCGTCGCACTTCcgccttttctcctccactctCTACTCATCAGTTACCTACGGCTACTCTCTCGTCGGCTActgcttctgctgctcctcCCGACCAGCATGTCCACCGGTCCAGCTTATCCGGGAGAATGGAGCTTATGGGGCAGCTCAGAGAGCATAACAGTGGCAGAGAAAATGCAGGAATAGGAGCAGGCTTGGGCATCGGACGGAGAGGTCTGGCAGGTTTACA includes:
- a CDS encoding hypothetical protein (Match to ESTs gb|CF187768.1|CF187768, gb|CF187767.1|CF187767) codes for the protein MPPPTSSLKPTAAKSATDAGSGAKATGDKKSSGQLAKPDQSKYNAEQDEINKEIAAVKEKIEAVRSRIALSQAPTSNDRRSAIKAELDSLRSEQAKFKGDRNKLFEEMKRLQEGVQKKIKDVQGQRNKSGFKSVADIDARIESLDKQVESGSMKLVDEKKALQEITTLRRSRKTLEASGSIDESIAADKAKIDELKKQLDDPEAKKVSDRFDELKKEMDGLREEGNKAFEERGKLFDERNKLSAEMDELYDRKRKSAQKWREDNDKYYAKVQADRQARQERFKVEKAREDAERREQEIARLREEARAPAFASETDDCGVLINWFKGKYGSGEVPSTHAGGKPDSATVVEGVKALEIRKVDDEAFKGMTLKKKDDELGGFFGGSGKSKKKGKKGNSGTATPANQEGGNSTKEAVNLPMSLLSTLLSLGISPPSGKDDVQRTVDDLETKKAWFEANSAAKTKAGIAEIERVEKLVAKMQKKNGATTEPESENDTSDEAQVKSGVHEPYHTVAVSGEATGPEEVQEDGDQLPQEDDEEGEAEVKKVDSALDEIREKEGL